A window of Pedococcus aerophilus contains these coding sequences:
- a CDS encoding zinc-dependent metalloprotease: protein MPDHPQTPDSPSDGSGDEPTGSGLPPELEQMIARITGGRIDPEMARTLKDMGIDQVDPAMLQMMMGQVQAMFASTDDGPFNVALATDTARKTVSAAGDASVSEATARQVAQAAQVAELWLDEVTAFEAPGITTHAWSRAEWVEATMPTWRTLVEPVAEGVGRAVGDAMRTQMKELGDGAALPEGLLPAGMDPSALIGQMEPMMAKMSGSMFGLQVGQALGALATETVSGTEVGLPLVTDRAVVLLPANVEAFADGLGVDLDQVRLYLAVREAARVRLFSEVPWIGPQLLAAVRDYARDISIDTDRIESALTSVDTSDPTALQSALQDQLFRPEPSASQRAALGRLETYLALVEGWVDVVADRATRDHLPQAAALGEAVRRRRAIGGPAEKAFSGLVGLELRPRRLRDAANLWAALEDRHGQQGRDDAWGHPDVAPTAADLDDPLGYVDRVGTSNDSEMDAALDQLLSEGEQGPTQ from the coding sequence GTGCCCGACCACCCCCAGACCCCCGACTCACCCTCCGACGGGTCCGGCGACGAACCCACGGGGTCGGGCCTGCCGCCCGAGCTTGAGCAGATGATCGCGCGCATCACCGGTGGTCGGATCGACCCCGAGATGGCGCGGACCCTCAAGGACATGGGCATCGACCAGGTCGACCCGGCGATGCTGCAGATGATGATGGGCCAGGTGCAGGCGATGTTCGCCAGCACCGACGACGGCCCGTTCAACGTCGCGCTCGCCACCGACACGGCCCGCAAGACCGTGTCGGCCGCGGGGGACGCGTCGGTCTCCGAGGCGACGGCCCGGCAGGTGGCCCAGGCCGCGCAGGTCGCCGAGCTGTGGCTCGACGAGGTGACGGCGTTCGAGGCCCCCGGCATCACGACGCACGCCTGGAGCCGCGCCGAGTGGGTCGAGGCCACGATGCCGACCTGGCGCACCCTCGTCGAGCCCGTCGCCGAGGGTGTCGGCCGGGCCGTCGGCGACGCCATGCGGACCCAGATGAAAGAGCTCGGCGACGGGGCGGCCCTGCCCGAGGGACTGCTCCCCGCCGGCATGGACCCGTCCGCCCTCATCGGCCAGATGGAGCCGATGATGGCCAAGATGAGCGGGTCGATGTTCGGCCTGCAGGTCGGCCAGGCTCTGGGCGCGCTCGCCACCGAGACCGTGAGCGGCACCGAGGTCGGCCTCCCGCTCGTCACCGACCGCGCCGTCGTCCTGCTCCCGGCCAACGTCGAGGCCTTCGCGGACGGCCTCGGCGTCGACCTCGACCAGGTGCGGCTCTACCTCGCGGTCCGCGAGGCGGCCCGGGTGCGGCTCTTCAGCGAGGTGCCGTGGATCGGGCCCCAGCTGCTGGCAGCCGTGCGCGACTACGCCCGCGACATCAGCATCGACACCGACCGGATCGAGTCGGCGCTCACCTCGGTCGACACCAGCGACCCCACGGCCCTGCAGTCGGCGCTCCAGGACCAGCTCTTCCGTCCCGAGCCGAGCGCCAGCCAGCGTGCGGCGCTGGGGCGCCTCGAGACCTACCTCGCCCTCGTCGAGGGCTGGGTCGACGTCGTCGCCGACCGGGCGACCCGCGACCACCTCCCCCAGGCCGCCGCGCTGGGCGAGGCGGTCCGCCGCCGCCGCGCCATCGGTGGCCCGGCAGAGAAGGCGTTCTCCGGTCTCGTCGGCCTCGAGCTGCGACCGCGCCGCCTCCGCGACGCAGCCAACCTCTGGGCCGCGCTCGAGGACCGCCACGGCCAGCAGGGTCGCGACGACGCGTGGGGCCACCCCGACGTGGCACCGACGGCCGCCGACCTCGACGACCCGCTCGGCTACGTCGACCGGGTCGGCACCTCCAACGACTCCGAGATGGACGCCGCGCTCGACCAGCTGCTCAGCGAGGGCGAGCAGGGCCCCACCCAGTGA
- a CDS encoding NUDIX hydrolase: MSQQVDPGFLALRDDAVRVLEVWTAPDEQQEDLRTGLLAHCLAHPDALSKQGPPAHLTASALVLNGSLDQVLLTLHAKAGLWLQFGGHFEPADRTVLGAATREAREESGIAALELSPQLVHLDRHRLLASGFGRCSEHLDLRYAGVAQDETAYAVSDESLDVAWWPVDRLPAESAHEIGPLARAARQVLG; this comes from the coding sequence GTGAGCCAGCAGGTCGATCCCGGCTTCCTCGCCCTGCGGGACGACGCGGTCCGGGTCCTCGAGGTCTGGACCGCACCCGACGAGCAGCAGGAGGACCTGCGGACCGGGCTGCTCGCGCACTGCCTGGCCCACCCCGATGCGCTCTCGAAGCAGGGCCCCCCGGCCCACCTGACCGCGAGCGCCCTGGTGCTCAACGGCTCGCTCGACCAGGTGCTGCTGACGCTGCACGCCAAGGCTGGGCTGTGGCTCCAGTTCGGTGGGCACTTCGAGCCGGCCGACCGCACCGTCCTCGGCGCTGCCACCCGCGAGGCCCGGGAGGAGTCGGGGATCGCCGCGCTGGAGCTGTCACCGCAGCTGGTCCACCTGGACCGGCACCGGCTGCTCGCGTCCGGGTTCGGGCGCTGCAGCGAGCACCTCGACCTGCGCTACGCCGGTGTCGCCCAGGATGAGACCGCGTACGCCGTCAGCGACGAGTCGTTGGACGTGGCCTGGTGGCCGGTCGACCGCCTCCCCGCCGAGAGCGCCCACGAGATCGGGCCGCTCGCGCGGGCAGCCCGGCAGGTGCTCGGCTGA
- a CDS encoding M48 family metallopeptidase, translating to MGSTDIEVRRSRRRRRTVSAYRENGRTIVLIPARFTRAEEQQWVATMVDKLDKGDQRRRPSDTQLQKRAADLSQRYLGGLAKPSSIRWVTNQNSRWGSCTPADGTIRISARVKGMPGFVLDYVILHELAHLLAPGHGPDFWRLLKSYPRTERARGYLEGVAATAGLDLTEDDDVGDEVGDEVAGDSGGGEQAALDIQTPTD from the coding sequence ATGGGGAGCACTGACATCGAGGTCAGGCGCAGTCGGCGCCGGCGTCGCACCGTGAGCGCGTACCGGGAGAACGGTCGCACCATCGTGCTCATCCCTGCCCGCTTCACCCGGGCCGAGGAGCAGCAGTGGGTCGCCACGATGGTCGACAAGCTCGACAAGGGCGACCAGCGCCGACGTCCGAGCGACACCCAGCTCCAGAAGCGTGCGGCCGACCTGTCCCAGCGCTACCTCGGCGGGTTGGCCAAGCCGTCGAGCATCCGGTGGGTCACCAACCAGAACTCCCGGTGGGGTTCCTGCACCCCGGCCGACGGCACCATCCGGATCTCCGCCCGGGTCAAGGGGATGCCGGGCTTCGTGCTCGACTACGTCATCCTCCACGAGCTCGCCCACCTGCTGGCGCCCGGCCACGGTCCGGACTTCTGGCGGCTGCTGAAGTCCTACCCGCGCACCGAGCGGGCCCGGGGCTACCTCGAGGGCGTGGCGGCGACCGCCGGCCTCGACCTCACCGAGGACGACGACGTGGGCGACGAGGTGGGCGACGAGGTGGCTGGTGACAGCGGGGGCGGCGAGCAGGCCGCCCTCGACATCCAGACCCCGACCGACTGA